Part of the Candidatus Amarolinea dominans genome is shown below.
GGCGGTTCTGGGCAAGAAGGACCTGGTCTTTCTGCGCACGTTAGGTTGGGAAAAGCCGTAGCGGACGAGTCTACGAGGAACGCAGCGTGACCTCGGCGATGCGTACCTGGAGCCAACGGAACCCAGCCTCTGGCAGGTTCAGACGCAGAAGGTAGAAAGCATCTGGTTCGGGATGTTGATAGGCCCAGAAATCGTCACGTCCACGCACGGGGTGCAGCGGAAAGTCGCTGGCGGCGCCGTCGTAGGGGAGCGTGTGCAGGCGAAAGCCGCGCAGCACTGGCGCCTGCGTCTGTTGCAGCGAGCAGATGAGGTAGACCGCGTCGGGATAGGTGGCCTGGCGCGCATCGGTGGCCGACGGGTAGGCCGGCGACGACGGGTGCGAATGATAGATGGCGATCATCTCCTCGCCCGCCTCCTCGAAATCGAACTGGCGCAGGAGGATGGTTGGATCCACGGTGTAGTTGAAGCGGCGGTCCGCGGCCACGTTGGTTGCTGGCAGCAGGCCGGTGACGATCCCGTCGCGGCCGCGCAGGATGCCGCACACCTCCTCAGGCCAGCCCGCGCGCGCGTGGGCGATGATCTCCGCCTGCATCGCCGCGGGTACGATGAGTTGACCACCGTGGTTGGACATCGTCAATCGGCCCCGGAGTCATCCGCAAGGTCGGAGAAGAAGGGGTTGGTGCGCTTCTCACGGCCCACGGTGGTGGCCGGCCCGTGCCCAGGCAGAACAGCGTAATCATCCGGCAAGGTGAAGATCTGCTGGCGGATGCCGTCCAGGAGCTGGCGGTGGTTGCCGCCCGGGCAAGTCGGTGCGCCCAATCGAGCCGGCGAAAAGCGCATCGCCTACGAAGGCCCGGCGCCCGGCGTGGTCCACAAAGGTGATGCTGCCCGGCGAATGTCCGGGCGTCCAACGCATTTCCAGGGCCTGGCGTCCCCAGGTCACGGTAGTGCCCGGAATCAGGAAGCCATCCACGGTGGGCGGCTCACCGGGGTCGAAGCCAAGCCAAAGCATGACCCGCTGGCGCATGTCGGCCACGTAGGGCAGATCGGCCTGATGCAGGTAGAAGGGCATGCCGGTCGCGGCCTTCAGGTCGCGTACGCCCATGATGTGGTCGAAATGGGCGTGGGTGTTGACGATCTGCGTCAGGCGCCACTGATGTTTGGTCAACACACGCAGCACATCGTTCGCCTGGTCGCCCGGATCAATCACAACAGCCTCACGTGTCTCCTCACAGCCCAGGAAATAGCAGTTAACCTGCAACGCGCCGACAACGATCGAATCCACGATCATAAATCTCCTGCCTCCCCTATCATCCAAATCTCATCATCGTCAAGAACCCGCCAGGTAGCGGCGGCGACGATCAACAGTTTACCACAGGTGGTGCTTTTCCTTCAAGGCCGGCCTGCGTCACTGTGTGGGCCATCGTTTGACCATCCGGCATTACATGGTACAATGCACCGTGCTGACCCAGTGCGTCATGCGTATTCTCTGGCCCCCAGAACCCGCGCTCCCCTGCGCTGCTCACAACCGTTCGACACCAAGTGAGGATAGAATGGCACCAAAAACCACCGGCCCGACCTGGAAACCGGCCGACATGATTCGCCTGATCAACAAGACCAGCGACAACGTTCACCTTCATCTGAACACCGGCGAATTTCGCCTCGACGCCCACCGCAGCATGAAGTTCACGGCCTCGATCCTGGAAAGTGCCCAGGTCAAGGAACTGCTGAGCAGCGGCGCTGTGGCGTGGGAAAAAATAAAGTGAGCATGACCCAGCAAAAATTGCCCACGCTAGTATTGATTGACGGCTACTCGCAGGCTTTTCGCGCCTATTACGGCGTGCCGCTGCAGATTGCAACCAGCCACGGCGAGCAGACGAATGCCGTGTATGGCTTCACCTCGATGTTGCTCAACGTCATCGCGGATGAAAAGCCCGATTACATTGCGGTAGCCTTCGACGTGGGGCGCACCTTCCGCCATGAGCAGTTCGAGGGCTACAAGAGCACGCGGGCGAAGATGCCCGATGACATGGCCAGACAGGTGCCGCGCATCCGCCAGGTGGTCGAGGCGCTCAACATTCCCATCTTCGAGATCGAAGGGTACGAGGCAGACGACCTGATCGGTGCGTTGTCGCGCCAGGCCAGCGCGCAGGGCGTAGACTCCATCTTGGTCAGCGGCGACCGCGACCTGTTTCAGTTGGTCAACGAGCATGTGCGCGTGCGCTACACGGCCGGCGGGCCGAAACCAAAAACCTCGATCTACGACGTGGCCGCGGTCACGGAACGCTATGGCCTGACGCCGTCGCAGGTGATTGACTACAAGGCGTTGGTCGGCGACACCTCCGACAACATTCCGGGCGTGCCAGGCATCGGCGAGAAGACGGCCACCACCCTGCTGCAAACCTTTGGCACGCTGGACAATCTGCTGGCCCGCCTGGCTGAGGCCAAGCCGCCGCGGGCGCGGGAGGCCATTGCCGGCCACCTCGAGCAGATCGCGCTGGCGCGGCAGCTTGCCACGATCATCACCGAACTGCCGGTCACACTGGACCTGAACGCGTGCCGCACGCGTGATTTCGATCACAGCCGCGTGGTGGCCCTGTTCCGCGAGTTGGAATTCAAGAGCCTGATCGAGCGCCTGCCGCAGAGCGAGACGGCGCCCGCGGAGGCCGAGCCGGCCGCAGTCACTGACGACCAAGCGCAGGCCGGCGTGGCGTATCGGCTGCTCACGACGGAGAGCGAACTGGCGGAGGTCGTGGCCCTGTGCCGGGCCGCGCCGCTGGTGGCCTTCGATGTGGAAAGCACCAGCACCGATCCGATGCAGGCGCAGTTGGTGGGCGTGGCGCTCTCGTGGGCCGAAGGGCACGGCGCCTATGCCGCGGTCGCGCTCGACAATCCGCCGCCCAGCACCGTCCTACGTGAAACGTCTGATCTGCCGCTGTTTGCCGTGATGCCAGACGCGGAGATGACGCGGTCAGGCGCCAGCGTGGCCGAAACCCAAGCCGTGGGCCTGCCGATCGGGACCTTGCGCCGGGTGCTGGGGCCGCTGCTGGCTGATCCCAGCGTCGCCAAAGCCGCGCACAACGCGTCCTATGACATGACCGTGCTGAACGAAGCGGGGATGCCGGTCAACGGGCTGGCCTGGGACACCATGCTGGCCGCCTGGCTATGCGAACCCAGCTCGCACAACCTGGGCCTGAAAGATCAGGCGCTGGCGCGCTTGGGCATCGCGATGACAGAGATCCAAGCCTTGATCGGCAAGGGCAAGGCGCAGATCACCATGGACCAGGTAGAGCCGGCCAGGGTGGCGCGCTACGCCAGCGCCGATGTGGACATGACGCTGCGCCTGGTGCCTTTGCTGCAGACCGAGATGGCGCAGAAACGCCAGACCGAACTGTTCGACACGGTGGAGATGCCGCTGGTGCCGGTCATCTGCGCCATCGAACGGGCCGGTGTGCTGCTGGATGTTCCCTTCCTCAAGCGGATGGAGCTCGATCTGGCGCAGCGGCTGACATTGCTGATCCAGGAAATTCACGCGCTGGCCGGCCTGGCGTTCAACATCAACTCGACGCAGCAGTTGGCCGACGTGCTGTTTGGCAAGCTGGCGATTCCCGCCACCAGCCTGGCGCGCACCCCCACCGGCAAGATCAGCCTGACGGCCGGGGTGTTGGAGGGGATGGCGGGCAAGCATCCGATCATTGACAAGATCCTGGAATATCGGCAGTTGGGCAAGCTGCAGTCCACCTACGTGCTGGCGCTGCCCAACCTGATCAACCCGCGCACGGGCCGCGTGCATACCAGCTTCAACCAGGCCGGCGCGGAGACCGGGCGCCTCTCCAGCTCCAACCCAAATCTGCAGAATATCCCCATTCGCACCGAGATCGGGCGCCAGGTGCGCCGCGCGTTCATTGCGCCAACGGGCTGGCAGCTCATCGCAGCCGACTATTCGCAGGTAGAGCTGCGCATCGTGGCCCACGCCAGCCGCGACCCCAATCTGCTCGGCGCGTTCGAGCGCGGCGAAGACGTTCATGCCAGCACGGCCGCCGCGGTCTACGGCGTGCCGTTGGCTGAGGTGACCAAAGCGATGCGCGCGCGAGCCAAGACGGTCAACTTTGGGCTGGTGTACGGGCAGGGCGCCTATGGCCTGGCGCAGCAGACCGGCATGACGACCAGTGAGGCGACGGAGTTCATCAGCCGCTACTTCACGATCTATGCCCAGGTGAAGACCTATCTGGACAGCCTGCGCGTGCAGGCCAGCCAGGTTGGCTATGTGGAGACGCTGCTGGGGCGGCGGCGCTACTTTCCCGAACTGGCGCCCAGCGCCAAGACGCCGTTCAACGTGCGCCAGGGGTTGGAACGAGCCGCGATCAACGCGCCCATCCAGGGCACCTCGGCCGACATCATCAAACTGGCGATGATTCGCCTGGCGCAGCGCCTGCAGGAATCCGGGCTGCGCGCGCGCATGATCTTGCAGGTCCACGATGAGTTGGTGCTGGAAGCGCCCGAGGCTGAGATTGACCGCGCCGTCGCCCTCGTGCGCGAGGTGATGAGCAATGCCTTTACCCTCTGCATCCCGCTCAAGGTGGATGTCGAAGTGGGGCCAAATTGGCTGGAGACTGAAGCGTACTGAAGGATACTGAAGGACACTGAAGGACACTGAAGGATACTAAATGAAACTAATCGCTGAACAACTCGCCGATGTCGTGGCCGCGGCGGTGCAGGCGGCGCAGGCGGCGGGTCAACTGCCCACGCTGGCCCTGCCTGAAATTCCGATCGAGCGGCCCAAGCGCAAGGACCAGGGGGATTGGGCCACGGCGCTGCCGCTGCAGATCGTGCGGCCGGTCAATGAGGCGCGCCTGGCGCAGGGCGCAGGCAAACTGACGCCCTTGCAGATTGCGCAGGTCATCGCGCAGCAGGTGCAGCAGATGGCGCATCCGGCCCTGTCCAGCGTTAGTGCGCTGCCGCCCGGCTTCGTCAACTTTCACCTGGCGCACGACTGGCTGACCGGCCAGGTGGATGACATCCGCGGCCAGGGCGAGGCCTGGGCCACGCTGACGGAGGGCCAGAATCGCCGCATCCAGGTGGAATTTGTCAGCGCCAACCCCACCGGCCCGCTCCACTTTGGCGGCGCGCGCAATGCCGTTTTTGGCGACACCCTGGCGCGGGTGATGACCGGCGCGGGCTATGACGTGCAGCGCGAGTTCTACATCAACGACGCCGGCAATCAGATTCGCAAGTTCGGCGCCTCCCTGCTGGCGCGCTACGCGCAGGCGTTGGGCATTGCCCGGCCGCTGCCAGAGGACGGCTACCAGGGCGCCTACCTGGCGGAATGGGGCGCCCAATTGGCCGCGGCGCACGGTCGCCAGTTCCTGGACATGCCCGAAGAGCGGGCCATCACTGAGTTGACCGACCTGGCGCTGCAGATGGCCCTGGACGGTCTGCGCACGGACATGGCGCGCCTCGATGTCCACTTCGACCGCTGGTTCTCCGAGCGCTCCCTCTTCCGTGACGGCGCCTACCAGACCGTCCTGGCGCTGCTCGAGGCCAAAGGCCTGCTCTATCACAAGGATGACGCGCTCTGGTTTGCTGCCAGCCAATTTCCCGGCAACGAAAAGGACGAGGTGATCATCCGTCGCAACGGTGAGCCGACCTATCTCGCTTCGGACATTGCCTATCATTATGACAAGTTCGTGCGCCGTGGCTTCGAGCGGGTGATTGATGTCTGGGCCATTGACCACCAGGGGCACGTGCCGCGCATGGCAGCGGTGATGGCGGCGCTGGGCCTGGACCCGGCGCGCTTGACGATTCCGCTCTATGCCCTGGTCAAGCTGAAGCGCGGCGGCGAAGAGGTCAAGCTCTCCAAGCGTGCAGGCGACATCGTGACCCTGACCGAGGTGGTGGATGAGGTGGGCGCGGATGCGGTCCGTTTCTTGCTGCTGACGCGCGCGGCCGAGAGTGAGATGGAGTTCGATCTCAAGCTGGCCGCGGAGCAGAGCAGCGAGAATCCGGTGTATTATGTGCAGTACGCCCATGCCCGTATTTGCAGCATCCTGCGCCGCGCGCACGAGGCGCAGGTGGTCCTTGACGAGACCGCGGACGTGACCCTGCTGCACCATGCCTCGGAAATGGCGCTGCTGCGCAAGATGCTGGAGTTGCCGGAGATCATCGCGCTGGCGGCCAAGCACCTGGCGCCCCATCACCTGACTTACTATGCGCAAGACCTGGCCAACGCCTTTCACATCTTCTACCGCGATTGTCGGGTCATGTCCAGCGATCCGGCCGATGCGGAGATCGGTCAGGCGCGCCTCAAGTTGGTGGACGCCTGCCGCCTGATGCTGGCGCGCACGCTGCACCTGATGGGCATGAGCGCGCCAGAGCAGATGTAAAACGATGTAAAACATTGCAACGAGGTTGTTGAACGCACATGCAAACGCTGAAAACGAATGGCCCTGGTCGGGTCCTGGTCTCGGATCCGCTGGCGGCGGTCGGGCTTGAGTTGCTGTTGAAACACGGGTTGACGGTTGACGTACGCACCGGTCTCAAGCCGGCCGAGTTGATCGAAATCATCCCCGCGTACGATGCCCTGTTGGTGCGCAGCGAGACCAAAGTCAGCGCGGCCGTGCTTGGCGCGGGCAAGCAGCTCAAAGTGGTGGCGCGCGCGGGCGTGGGCGTGGATAACATTGACCTGGACGCGGCCACCAACCTGGGTGTGCTGGTGGCGAACGCGCCCGGCGGCAACACCATCTCAGTGGCCGAACACACCGTGGGGCTGCTGCTGGCGTTGGCGCGCAACATTGCGCAGGCCGATGCCTCGCTGCGCGCCGGCGAGTGGAAACGCAGCCGCTTCATGGGCACCGAGGTGCGCGGCAAAACCCTGGGCTGCCTGGGTCTGGGCCGCATCGGCGCGGAGGTGGCGCGGCGGGCGCAGGGCCTGGCCATGGACGTGATCGCGTACGACCCGTACATTTCGGCCGAAATGGCGGCCCATCTCAACGTCACATTGGTGTCGCTGGAGACCCTGGTCGCCAGCGCCGACTTCATCACCGTACACTTACCGTTGACCGAGGAAACCAGCAGGATGATCAACGCGGACGCGCTGGCGCGCATGAAGCCGGGCGTGCGCCTGATCAACTGTGCGCGCGGCGGCATCATTGACCAGGCCGCGCTGCTGGCCGCGCTGGACAGCGGTCACGTGGCCGGCGCGGCGCTCGACGTGTTCGAAAAGGAGCCGCTGCCGCCAGACAGTCCGCTGCTGCGCCATCCGAAAGTCGTCATCACGCCGCACATCGCCGGTTCCACGGTCGAGGCGCAGGATCAGGTGGCGGTGGATGTGGCCGAGCAGGTGATTGATGTGCTCTCCGGCCGCGCGGCGCGCTACGCGGTCAACGCGCCGTTGATGGCCCCGCGCGATCTGCCCTTCCTGGCGCCCTATCTGAACCTGGCCGAACGCCTGGGACGGGTGGCGGTGCAGTTGGGCGGCAAGAACCTGAAATCGTGCGCGATCACCTACAGCGGCGCCCTGGCCGAATATGATCTCTCTTCGGTGACGGCCGCGGTCATCAAGGGCATGCTGCAATCAGTGGTGGATGTGCGCGTGAACATCATCAACGCGATGCGGCTGGCCGGCCAGCGCGGGCTGGCCGTCAGCGAACAGAAGACGCTGCGCACGTCACAGTACGACAACCTGATTAGCGTGCAGGTGATGAACGGCGGCGGCGCGCGCAAGGTCAGCGGCGCGCTGGTGCAGGACGAGCCGCACATTGTGGGCCTGGATGACATTTGGGTAGATTTTCCCGCGCAGGGGCACCTGCTGCTGACGCGTCACCATGACCGGCCCGGCATCATCGGCCGCATCGGCACCATGCTGGGCGACGCCGATGTCAACATCTCGTTCATGCACGTCGGCCGCCAAACCCCGCGCGGCGAAGCGATCATGGTGCTGGGCACCGATGAGCCGATCCCCGAGGCGCTGTACGACCTGGTCAAGGACGTCAGCCATACGTATTGGGTCCAGGCCATTGCACTCTGATGGGTAAACTCGTCTATTCGACAGATCCCGAGCCA
Proteins encoded:
- a CDS encoding M67 family metallopeptidase, which translates into the protein MSNHGGQLIVPAAMQAEIIAHARAGWPEEVCGILRGRDGIVTGLLPATNVAADRRFNYTVDPTILLRQFDFEEAGEEMIAIYHSHPSSPAYPSATDARQATYPDAVYLICSLQQTQAPVLRGFRLHTLPYDGAASDFPLHPVRGRDDFWAYQHPEPDAFYLLRLNLPEAGFRWLQVRIAEVTLRSS
- the polA gene encoding DNA polymerase I, which codes for MTQQKLPTLVLIDGYSQAFRAYYGVPLQIATSHGEQTNAVYGFTSMLLNVIADEKPDYIAVAFDVGRTFRHEQFEGYKSTRAKMPDDMARQVPRIRQVVEALNIPIFEIEGYEADDLIGALSRQASAQGVDSILVSGDRDLFQLVNEHVRVRYTAGGPKPKTSIYDVAAVTERYGLTPSQVIDYKALVGDTSDNIPGVPGIGEKTATTLLQTFGTLDNLLARLAEAKPPRAREAIAGHLEQIALARQLATIITELPVTLDLNACRTRDFDHSRVVALFRELEFKSLIERLPQSETAPAEAEPAAVTDDQAQAGVAYRLLTTESELAEVVALCRAAPLVAFDVESTSTDPMQAQLVGVALSWAEGHGAYAAVALDNPPPSTVLRETSDLPLFAVMPDAEMTRSGASVAETQAVGLPIGTLRRVLGPLLADPSVAKAAHNASYDMTVLNEAGMPVNGLAWDTMLAAWLCEPSSHNLGLKDQALARLGIAMTEIQALIGKGKAQITMDQVEPARVARYASADVDMTLRLVPLLQTEMAQKRQTELFDTVEMPLVPVICAIERAGVLLDVPFLKRMELDLAQRLTLLIQEIHALAGLAFNINSTQQLADVLFGKLAIPATSLARTPTGKISLTAGVLEGMAGKHPIIDKILEYRQLGKLQSTYVLALPNLINPRTGRVHTSFNQAGAETGRLSSSNPNLQNIPIRTEIGRQVRRAFIAPTGWQLIAADYSQVELRIVAHASRDPNLLGAFERGEDVHASTAAAVYGVPLAEVTKAMRARAKTVNFGLVYGQGAYGLAQQTGMTTSEATEFISRYFTIYAQVKTYLDSLRVQASQVGYVETLLGRRRYFPELAPSAKTPFNVRQGLERAAINAPIQGTSADIIKLAMIRLAQRLQESGLRARMILQVHDELVLEAPEAEIDRAVALVREVMSNAFTLCIPLKVDVEVGPNWLETEAY
- a CDS encoding MBL fold metallo-hydrolase, with translation MDSIVVGALQVNCYFLGCEETREAVVIDPGDQANDVLRVLTKHQWRLTQIVNTHAHFDHIMGVRDLKAATGMPFYLHQADLPYVADMRQRVMLWLGFDPGEPPTVDGFLIPGTTVTWGRQALEMRWTPGHSPGSITFVDHAGRRAFVGDALFAGSIGRTDLPGRQPPPAPGRHPPADLHLAG
- a CDS encoding phosphoglycerate dehydrogenase, whose translation is MQTLKTNGPGRVLVSDPLAAVGLELLLKHGLTVDVRTGLKPAELIEIIPAYDALLVRSETKVSAAVLGAGKQLKVVARAGVGVDNIDLDAATNLGVLVANAPGGNTISVAEHTVGLLLALARNIAQADASLRAGEWKRSRFMGTEVRGKTLGCLGLGRIGAEVARRAQGLAMDVIAYDPYISAEMAAHLNVTLVSLETLVASADFITVHLPLTEETSRMINADALARMKPGVRLINCARGGIIDQAALLAALDSGHVAGAALDVFEKEPLPPDSPLLRHPKVVITPHIAGSTVEAQDQVAVDVAEQVIDVLSGRAARYAVNAPLMAPRDLPFLAPYLNLAERLGRVAVQLGGKNLKSCAITYSGALAEYDLSSVTAAVIKGMLQSVVDVRVNIINAMRLAGQRGLAVSEQKTLRTSQYDNLISVQVMNGGGARKVSGALVQDEPHIVGLDDIWVDFPAQGHLLLTRHHDRPGIIGRIGTMLGDADVNISFMHVGRQTPRGEAIMVLGTDEPIPEALYDLVKDVSHTYWVQAIAL
- a CDS encoding arginine--tRNA ligase, giving the protein MKLIAEQLADVVAAAVQAAQAAGQLPTLALPEIPIERPKRKDQGDWATALPLQIVRPVNEARLAQGAGKLTPLQIAQVIAQQVQQMAHPALSSVSALPPGFVNFHLAHDWLTGQVDDIRGQGEAWATLTEGQNRRIQVEFVSANPTGPLHFGGARNAVFGDTLARVMTGAGYDVQREFYINDAGNQIRKFGASLLARYAQALGIARPLPEDGYQGAYLAEWGAQLAAAHGRQFLDMPEERAITELTDLALQMALDGLRTDMARLDVHFDRWFSERSLFRDGAYQTVLALLEAKGLLYHKDDALWFAASQFPGNEKDEVIIRRNGEPTYLASDIAYHYDKFVRRGFERVIDVWAIDHQGHVPRMAAVMAALGLDPARLTIPLYALVKLKRGGEEVKLSKRAGDIVTLTEVVDEVGADAVRFLLLTRAAESEMEFDLKLAAEQSSENPVYYVQYAHARICSILRRAHEAQVVLDETADVTLLHHASEMALLRKMLELPEIIALAAKHLAPHHLTYYAQDLANAFHIFYRDCRVMSSDPADAEIGQARLKLVDACRLMLARTLHLMGMSAPEQM